A region of Thermococcus piezophilus DNA encodes the following proteins:
- a CDS encoding DMT family transporter, translating into MEQESLGTLFAMIGMLIYGLEPVVIKSNHSNPVSFATFSALTASLILWGNLLWSGRWREIKDNRKGLKGAFFIGFFGTALAYLAYSYGVRLSTAINASLITRSEVLFSFFLSWVFLGERITRNLVAYSAVILAGLVLVITQGGSMELHFGDFLLLLVPLFWQLGHVISKKLSYSPITIAALRNTFGFLILLPFAVATGLELSKFILAEGLVIALGQIVWYRTIKLINLSKATTIITPAPAVAIGIGVFLGERFTPYHALGFLLITLGTLGAVRVKSELRT; encoded by the coding sequence TTTACGGCCTCGAGCCGGTGGTAATAAAATCAAACCACTCGAATCCGGTTAGCTTTGCCACGTTCTCTGCTCTTACAGCGTCTTTAATTCTGTGGGGAAACCTCCTCTGGAGCGGAAGATGGCGGGAGATTAAGGATAACCGGAAGGGGCTGAAGGGCGCCTTTTTTATAGGGTTCTTTGGAACGGCACTAGCTTATTTGGCCTATTCCTATGGCGTGCGGCTGAGCACCGCCATAAACGCTTCCCTTATTACTAGAAGTGAAGTTCTTTTCTCGTTCTTCCTTTCGTGGGTTTTCCTTGGAGAACGAATAACCAGAAATCTCGTCGCATATTCTGCGGTTATCCTAGCTGGCTTGGTTCTTGTAATCACCCAGGGCGGTTCCATGGAGCTTCATTTTGGAGACTTCCTTCTCCTGCTGGTTCCCCTTTTCTGGCAACTTGGTCATGTCATATCTAAAAAGCTTTCATACAGCCCCATAACTATAGCAGCCCTCAGGAATACGTTTGGCTTTTTAATCCTGCTTCCCTTCGCGGTTGCGACGGGTCTTGAGCTCTCAAAGTTCATCCTTGCTGAGGGCTTGGTAATAGCTCTCGGCCAGATTGTTTGGTACAGGACGATAAAGCTCATCAACCTCTCTAAGGCGACTACCATAATAACTCCGGCCCCTGCGGTCGCGATAGGAATCGGTGTGTTCTTGGGGGAGAGATTTACCCCCTACCACGCCCTCGGCTTCCTCCTGATAACCCTCGGAACCCTTGGGGCGGTGAGGGTAAAGAGCGAGCTCAGAACTTGA